In Triticum urartu cultivar G1812 chromosome 6, Tu2.1, whole genome shotgun sequence, the following proteins share a genomic window:
- the LOC125514925 gene encoding apoptosis-inducing factor homolog B-like — MAEAGKPRVVVVGGGIGGALLAKTMEPDADVVLLDPKDYLEITWAELRSTVEPSFAERSLIYHRDYLTTATIVTSSAVSITEHAVLTADGQSLAYDYLVVATGHVFASAGSRTERLTEFQRDNEKIKSSESVLIIGGGPTGVELAAEIAVDYPEKKVTLVHRGSRLLDFIDQKASKKCLDWLTSKKVDVLFQQSVDLKSLSDTEKFYKTSAGETITADCHFVCIGKPLSSSWLHDTILKESLDTKGRIMVEKDLRVKGYNNIFAIGDITDIPEIKQGYLAQKHALLVAKNLKLLIKGAPPSKLATYSTGFPLAIVSLGRKEGLAQLPYLTLTGCIPGMLKSKDLFVGKTRKQMGLNA, encoded by the exons ATGGCGGAGGCGGGAAAGCCGAGGGTGGTGGTGGTCGGCGGCGGCATCGGCGGCGCCCTCCTCGCCAAGACCATGGAGCCCGACGCCGACGTCGTCCTCCTCGACCC GAAGGACTACTTGGAGATCACCTGGGCTGAATTGAGATCAACGGTTGAACCATCTTTTGCTGAGAGATCATTAATATATCACAGAGATTACCTCACCACTGCTACTATTGTAACATCTTCTGCAGTCAGTATCACTGAGCATGCTGTTCTGACTGCTGATGGTCAATCACTTGCATATGATTATCTCGTTGTAGCTACTGGCCATGTTTTTGCTTCTGCTGGAAGCAGAACAGAGAGGCTTACGGAATTCCAGAGAG ATAACGAGAAGATAAAATCTTCTGAGTCTGTGTTGATAATTGGAGGTGGTCCAACTGGTGTTGAACTTGCTGCGGAGATCGCAGTAGACTATCCAGAGAAGAAGGTGACACTTGTTCACAGAGGATCACGATTACTTGATTTCATTGATCAAAAGGCTTCGAAGAAGTGCCTTGATTGGCTGACTTCCAAGAAAGTGGATGTGCTTTTCCAGCAATCAGTTGACCTAAAATCATTATCAGACACAGAGAAGTTCTACAAAACATCAGCTGGAGAAACAATTACAGCTGATTGCCACTTTGTGTGTATCGGTAAGCCACTGAGTTCATCGTGGCTACATGATACCATCCTGAAGGAATCTTTGGACACCAAAGGAAGAATAATGGTGGAAAAGGACCTGAGAGTGAAGGGTTACAATAACATTTTTGCAATTGGTGACATCACTGATATTCCT GAAATCAAACAAGGGTACCTCGCCCAGAAGCACGCGCTGCTGGTAGCCAAGAACCTGAAGCTGCTGATCAAGGGGGCGCCTCCGAGCAAGCTCGCCACCTACAGCACCGGCTTCCCGCTGGCGATCGTCTCCCTCGGAAGGAAGGAAGGGCTGGCTCAGCTACCGTACCTGACGCTCACCGGGTGCATACCAGGGATGCTCAAATCCAAGGACCTGTTTGTCGGCAAGACGAGGAAGCAGATGGGCCTAAATGCTTGA